Proteins encoded together in one Acanthochromis polyacanthus isolate Apoly-LR-REF ecotype Palm Island chromosome 12, KAUST_Apoly_ChrSc, whole genome shotgun sequence window:
- the LOC127536382 gene encoding uncharacterized protein LOC127536382 isoform X3 encodes MFSLHLFHLFGGSINSLSFRLNIWRRWRLNIWRRWRRINIWRRWRLNIWSPPPDVQPPSLPPVWRQHQLLFIFQTEHLEEMEAEHLEEEMEAEHLEEEVEAEHLEEEVEAEHLEEEMEAEHLEEEMEAEHLEEEVEAEHLEEEVEAEHLEEEVEAEHLEEEVEAEHLEEEMEAEHLEEEVEAEHLEEEMEAEHLEEEVEVEHLELLEVDPLWR; translated from the exons ATGTTCAGCCTCCATCTCTTCCACCTGTTTGGAGGCAGCATCAACTCTTTATCTTTCAGACTGAACAtctggaggagatggaggctgaacatctggaggagatggaggaggatcAACATCTGGAGAAGATGGAGGCTGAACATCTGGAGTCCACCTCCAGATGTTCAGCCTCCATCTCTTCCACCTGTTTGGAGGCAGCATCAACTCCTTTTTATCTTTCAGACTGAACAtctggaggagatggaggctgaacatctggaggaggagatggaggctgaacatctggaggag gaggtggaggctgaacatctggaggaggaggtggaggctgaacatctggaggaggagatggaggctgaacatctggaggaggagatggaggctgaacatctggaggaggaggtggaggctgaacatctggaggaggaggtggaggctgaacatctggaggaggaggtggaggctgaacatctggaggaggaggtggaggctgaacatctggaggaggagatggaggctgaacatctggaggaggaggtggaggctgaacatctggaggaggagatggaggctgaacatctggaggaggaggtggaggttgaacatctggagctgctggaggtggaTCCACTGTGGAGATGA
- the LOC127536382 gene encoding probable serine/threonine-protein kinase kinX isoform X18: protein MFSLHLFHLFGGSINSLSFRLNIWRRWRLNIWRRWRRINIWRRWRLNIWSPPPDVQPPSLPPVWRQHQLLFIFQTEHLEEMEAEHLEEEMEAEHLEEEVEAEHLEEEVEAEHLEEEVEAEHLEEEMEAEHLEEEMEAEHLEEEVEAEHLEEEVEAEHLEEEVEAEHLEEEMEAEHLEEEVEVEHLELLEVDPLWR, encoded by the exons ATGTTCAGCCTCCATCTCTTCCACCTGTTTGGAGGCAGCATCAACTCTTTATCTTTCAGACTGAACAtctggaggagatggaggctgaacatctggaggagatggaggaggatcAACATCTGGAGAAGATGGAGGCTGAACATCTGGAGTCCACCTCCAGATGTTCAGCCTCCATCTCTTCCACCTGTTTGGAGGCAGCATCAACTCCTTTTTATCTTTCAGACTGAACAtctggaggagatggaggctgaacatctggaggaggagatggaggctgaacatctggaggag gaggtggaggctgaacatctggaggaggaggtggaggctgaacatctggaggaggaggtggaggctgaacatctggaggaggagatggaggctgaacatctggaggaggagatggaggctgaacatctggaggaggaggtggaggctgaacatctggaggaggaggtggaggctgaacatctggaggaggag gtggaggctgaacatctggaggaggagatggaggctgaacatctggaggaggaggtggaggttgaacatctggagctgctggaggtggaTCCACTGTGGAGATGA
- the LOC127536382 gene encoding probable serine/threonine-protein kinase kinX isoform X31 codes for MFSLHLFHLFGGSINSLSFRLNIWRRWRLNIWRRWRRINIWRRWRLNIWSPPPDVQPPSLPPVWRQHQLLFIFQTEHLEEMEAEHLEEEMEAEHLEEMEAEHLEEEVEAEHLEEEVEAEHLEEEVEAEHLEEEVEAEHLEEEMEAEHLEEEVEAEHLEEEMEAEHLEEEVEVEHLELLEVDPLWR; via the exons ATGTTCAGCCTCCATCTCTTCCACCTGTTTGGAGGCAGCATCAACTCTTTATCTTTCAGACTGAACAtctggaggagatggaggctgaacatctggaggagatggaggaggatcAACATCTGGAGAAGATGGAGGCTGAACATCTGGAGTCCACCTCCAGATGTTCAGCCTCCATCTCTTCCACCTGTTTGGAGGCAGCATCAACTCCTTTTTATCTTTCAGACTGAACAtctggaggagatggaggctgaacatctggaggaggagatggaggctgaacatctggaggag atggaggctgaacatctggaggaggaggtggaggctgaacatctggaggaggaggtggaggctgaacatctggaggaggaggtggaggctgaacatctggaggaggaggtggaggctgaacatctggaggaggagatggaggctgaacatctggaggaggaggtggaggctgaacatctggaggaggagatggaggctgaacatctggaggaggaggtggaggttgaacatctggagctgctggaggtggaTCCACTGTGGAGATGA
- the LOC127536382 gene encoding probable serine/threonine-protein kinase kinX isoform X9, which produces MFSLHLFHLFGGSINSLSFRLNIWRRWRLNIWRRWRRINIWRRWRLNIWSPPPDVQPPSLPPVWRQHQLLFIFQTEHLEEMEAEHLEEEMEAEHLEEEVEAEHLEEEVEAEHLEEEVEAEHLEEEMEAEHLEEEMEAEHLEEEVEAEHLEEEVEAEHLEEEMEAEHLEEEVEAEHLEEEMEAEHLEEEVEVEHLELLEVDPLWR; this is translated from the exons ATGTTCAGCCTCCATCTCTTCCACCTGTTTGGAGGCAGCATCAACTCTTTATCTTTCAGACTGAACAtctggaggagatggaggctgaacatctggaggagatggaggaggatcAACATCTGGAGAAGATGGAGGCTGAACATCTGGAGTCCACCTCCAGATGTTCAGCCTCCATCTCTTCCACCTGTTTGGAGGCAGCATCAACTCCTTTTTATCTTTCAGACTGAACAtctggaggagatggaggctgaacatctggaggaggagatggaggctgaacatctggaggag gaggtggaggctgaacatctggaggaggaggtggaggctgaacatctggaggaggaggtggaggctgaacatctggaggaggagatggaggctgaacatctggaggaggagatggaggctgaacatctggaggaggaggtggaggctgaacatctggaggaggaggtggaggctgaacatctggaggaggag atggaggctgaacatctggaggaggaggtggaggctgaacatctggaggaggagatggaggctgaacatctggaggaggaggtggaggttgaacatctggagctgctggaggtggaTCCACTGTGGAGATGA